The DNA segment AGGGCTATTGAAGTCGGCGCTGAAGTTGTAATGAAAGGGACCAAAGTGGACGGCATATTCTCTGCTGATCCTAAAAAAGATAAATCTGCTAAAAAATATGAGCGTATAGAGTATATGGAGTTTATCAATAAACGGCTTAAGGTAATGGATACGACCGCTGTTTCATTGTGCATGGAAAACAACATCCCGATAATCGTTTTTGATCTTAAGCAAAAAGGCTCCATCATCAAAGCAATATCCGGACAAAAGATTGGAACGATTGTTAACTAAAAAGTACGAATTACTAATGACTAATGACAATTTAAGGTAGGCGGGGAAAAGAATCCGCCAAATAAAACAAATGTCGCATTTACATGGAACGTGAGCAAAGTGAGTAAAGTGGAAAAAGGTTTACATTTAGGAGTTTTTGGTTAATTAATACCACAATAGTGTAAGACTTTATAGACCTTATCTCGGTTTGTCAACGGATGTTGACAAGTATATATATCACTCATATCGAGAAAAGCTTTGCTTACGGACGTTATAGACTTTATGGACGATTTTTCAGGAGGTTACCATGGCTTTTAATTTTGCGCTCTACGAAGATAAGTTGAAAAAGGGTGTGGATCATTTAAGGAAAGAGCTTTCTACCATCAGGACCGGCAGGGCGAATGCTTCAATACTTGATAATGTTAAGGTGGAATACTACGGGAGTATGGTCCCGATCTCGCAGGTGGCTGCGGTAAATGTTCCCCAGGCTAAGACCATTGAGATCAAGGCTTGGGATTCTTCGGCGCTTCCGGCGATTGAAAAAGCAATCCAGAAATCCGACCTGGGTTTAAATCCGGTTAATGACGGGAAACTTATCCGCATAAATATTCCGGCGCTTACGGAAGAACGCAGAAAAGAGCTGGTAAAGTACGCGAAAAAAGTCAGTGAAGAAGAAAAGGTCGCCCTGAGGAATAACAGGCGCACCGCGAATGAAGAAGTGGATACAAATAAAACAAAAGGCGAGATTTCTGAAGACCAGCAGAAAAAAGATAAAGAAAAGATACAGAAAACTCTGGATAGTTATATTGCTCAGATCGATAAAATTCTTGCTGATAAAGAAAAAGAAATGATGGAAGTGTAGGAACGAAGTTCCTACAGTTTGTAAGGTTCTTAAGGTTTGTAAAGTAGATGCAACTGCGAAAACAAAAGTATTTTTCTAAGGAGAGCCGGACTATTCGACGGCTTTAAAAATGTCAAATACAATGAAAAGCTCTTCGATCACCCGGGATGTTTTAAAAAGCATCAATAAAGATAAGCTGCCGAGGCATATAGCTATTATAATGGATGGTAACGGCAGGTGGGCGGCAAAGAAGGGGCTTCCCAGAACGGCGGGACATAAAAAGGGGATGGACACCGTTGATACTATAGTTACGACCTGTACAAATCTTGGGATAAAAGTGCTCACGCTTTATGCTTTTTCCACGGAGAACTGGCGCCGGCCGGAAAAAGAAGTTTCTTTCCTTATGCGGCTTTTGAAAACTTATCTTATCCTCCAGCGCGCAAAATTAATGAAAAATAAGATCCGTTTGAATGTTATAGGCAGGTTAAACGAACTTCCCGGGTTTGTTCAGAAAGAACTTGCAAAGACCTTAAAGGTTACAAAAAATAATACGGCTATGACTCTTAACCTGGCGTTAAATTACGGGGGAAGGGTAGAAATAATTGACGCTGTGAGAAAAATATTAAAAGATGTTATTGCCGCGAAGGGTGAGCTTAACCCGGAAACAGCAATTAATTCAATTGATGAAGATACTTTTTCGAATTATCTCTATACTGCGGGACTTCCTGATCCTGATCTGCTGATTAGAACCAGCGGGGAAATGCGGATTTCAAACTTTCTTTTATGGCAGATAGCTTACAGTGAAATATATGTTACGGACATTCTTTGGCCGGATTTTAAAGAAGAAGATCTCTATATGTCCGTACTGAATTATCAACATAGGGAAAGGCGTTTTGGAGGGGTGAAAAGCGTATGATAGGAAGATTAGTTGTTGCAGTATTATTTATACCGATGTTTGCCTGGTTTATTACTCTGGATAATTCTGTCTATTATAATATTGTCATAGCCTTCGGTCTTTTTATGGGTTTACTTGAGTATTCTTTAATGATGAAAAAAGTAAATGTCAAAATATATACTTTGTTGAATATGCTTTTTTTAGTTGCGGCAATGCTCGGGATGGCTCAATTCCGCGTGCCGGTATTTAGCGCAGAGATTTTATACAGGGCTTTTACATTGATAATTGTTTATGCGGTTTTGGTGACGGGATATTCTCTTTTTGCAAAGGATATAAAAGAAAGCGTTGACAGGGTTGTTTTTTCCTTCTTCGGAGTGTTTTACATCGTAATGCTTGGAAGCAGCCTGTTTTTGGTCAGAAATATAGGTGCTTATCATACCTTGTTTTTATTTGCCGTGGTCTGGTTCTATGACAGCGGAGCGTATTTTATAGGTTCAAGATTTGGAAAGACAAAGTTATCCCCTCTTATTTCTCCGAAAAAATCTTTGGAAGGAATGGCCGGAGGTATTGTTGTTTCGCTTCTTATGATAACAATATTTAAAAGTATTAAATTTACCTCTGTTTTAGTCCCGTATAACAATATGGGATATGCTTACCTTATAGTCATAATACTCTGTTTTGCCGCGCAAGCAGGAGATTTGCTTGAATCCATGTTGAAAAGATACTGCGGAGTGAAAGATTCATCTAATCTGTTGCTCGGGCATGGCGGAGTTCTGGATAAACTGGACTCTTTCCTTATAGCTACTCCTATCTATCTTTTACTGGCGGTAATGTGAAGAGAAAAAAGATAGCAATTCTTGGTTCAACCGGTTCTATAGGCGTAAGCACGCTTAAAGTCATCTCCGCTTTTCCTGCTCTCTTTGAAGTCACTGCTTTGAGCGCGAAAGGAAGTAATGTTAAACTTCTCGCGGAGCAAATAGGAAGATTTAAACCGAAATTTGTTTCTATTCATGATAAGGATGCGTTTATCCGGCTTAAGTCCTCAGGAAGTTTTAAGGGTACAGAGATATATGAAGGATTTGAGGGACAGCTAAAGCTTATCCGCGAATGTGAGTCGGATATTATGGTAATTGCCCTGGTAGGCGGGGCGGGGCTTATTCCCGCTTTAGAAGCTATTAAAAGAGGGAAAAATATTGCTCTTGCGAATAAAGAAACCCTGGTCGTAGCCGGGGATATTGTTATGAACGAAGCAAAAAAGAAAGGGGTTAAAATCTTTCCGGTGGACAGCGAGCATTCTGCTATTTTTCAATGCCTTAACGGGGAAGACCCTAAGAAAGTTAAAAAACTGATACTTACCGCTTCCGGAGGGCCTTTTTTTAGTCACGGAAAAAGCGAACTTGAAACTATAACTCCTGAAGCGGCTCTTAATCATCCGAAGTGGGAGATGGGAAAGAAAGTCACTATTGACTCTTCAACCCTTATGAATAAAGGTTTTGAAATAATAGAAGCGCACCATCTTTTCGGTATATCTGTAGAGGACATCGAAGTTGTAATTCATCCTGAATGTGTTGTGCATTCCATGGTGGAGTTTGTGGATAATTCCGTTATTGCCCAGCTTGGAGTTACCGATATGCGTCTTCCGATACAATATGCGTTATTTTATCCGGAAAGAATGAATAATAATATCGGGAGATTGAATTTTGCAAAATTAAAAACTCTGGAATTTTATAAGCCGGATATTGTTAAATTTCCTGCGCTTGCTTATGCCGTAGAAGCCTGTAAGGCAGGAGGGACGGCTCCTGCAGTGCTTTCAGGATCCGGAGAAGCTGCAGTTAACGCCTTTCTTAATAAAAAGATAAGTTTTACGGGAATGTCAAAACTGATAAAAAAAGCTCTTAAAAACAGAACAATTATTAAAAAAGCATTGTTAAAGGATGTAATTGCAGCAGAAAAATGGGGTCGAGAATTTGTAGAAAAGGAGACTGAAAATAATGGAATATATTGATAAGATATTGCTGGCATTGCAGATATTTATAGCTGTAGGAGTTGTAATACTTGTGCATGAATTGGGGCACTTTCTTATGGCAAGGTATATGGGCGTAAGGGTGGATAAGTTTTCTCTGGGATTTGGTCCCCGTTTATTTGGCTTTAAAAGAGGAGATACTGATTATATGGTCTGTCTTTTCTTTTTTTTCGGCGGCTATGTAAAGATGGCAGGCGAAGATCCTGAGAATCGTCAAAAATTTGAAAAATGGGAGTATTTTGGACAGCCCTGGTGGTCTAGAGCGCTCATTGTATTTGCGGGCCCGTTTATGAACTTTGTTTTTGCTTACGTCGTTTTTGTTCTTCTTATGTCTTTCGCAATAAAGGTTCCTGACTATACGACCAGAATCGGAGGCGTAGAAAAAAATTCTATCGCTGAAAAAGCGGGGCTTAAGTATAAAGACGAGATCCTTTCGGTAAACGGGAAAGAGGTTAAAAGCTGGTCAGACTTTGTTAAGAAATTTGATAATGAAAAGAATAATGTTTTGAAAGTAACGGATGGCGGTAAAAAAAGAGTGTTTAAAATAAAGTATTCAGAATCCGGGATTCCGGGTGTTTCTTCTTCAGAGCTTCCGGTGATAGAAAGTGTAAGTTCTGAAATAGACGGGTTTGAAAAGGGAGACGAAATTTTAAAAATAGACGGGGTTGCTATTAAGCAGTTTACTGATATAGAAAAAGCTTTTATTGCTTCTGCCGGCAAAGAAATACTTTTTGAGGTGAAAAGAGGCAAAGAAATATTAACCCGAAAAGTTAAGCCTATGAAAGATGCTGTGTTTACAAATGAATGCATTCTGAAAATAAATGATGGCGGGAAAAGTAGAGAGTTGAAGCTTGAGTATTCAAAGAATAATGTTCTTGGTATTTCACCCTTTGTGCTTCCGGTAATAGACAGTGTAAGCCCCGGGAGTCCGGCTTATGCTGCCGGGTTAAATGAAGGTGACGAGATTTTGAAAATTAATGGAGCTGTCGTCAGTCAGTTTGCGGATATAGGAAAAGCTACTATTACTTCTGAAGGAAAAGAGATGCTTTTTGAGATAAAAAGAGAAAAAAACAAAGAAGTGATAACCCGAAAAGTTAAGCCTATGAAAGATGCTATTGTTACAAACAAGTACATAATAGGCATAAGCAGCAAGGCACCGTTATCTTCATACGAAAAGGTAAATTTCTTTAAATCACTCGGCTTGGCAGGGGTACAGGTATATTCTATATCAAAATTACAGCTGGTCGCGATCTCAAAGCTTGTAACCGGTAAGATGTCTGCAAGGGAGTCTCTCGGCGGTCCTGTTATGATTGTTCAATCAGCGGCGAATATGGCAAAAAAGGGAATGAATGATTTTATCTTTTTCTTTGCTTTTATCAGTGTGGCGCTCGGATTGTTTAATCTGATTATCCCTATCCCTGTGGTTGACTGTGGAGTTCTCATTCTATTTATATTAGAGGGAATACGGGGTAAACCCGTGAGTTTTAAAGTCCAATCTTTTCTGGCTCAAGCGGGATTTTTCCTTCTTATTGCTCTGGCGGTCCTCGTTACCTGGAATGATATTGCTAAAATAGTAACAAGGAATCTGATTAAATAAAGAAAGCATAAGGAGTCTCTTTAGATGAACAGACGTAAAACCAGACCGGTTTTTTGCGGCAGGGTTAAAATAGGAGGGAACGCTTCTATCTCCATTCAGTCTATGACCAAGACGGACACCAGAGATGTTGCTGCGACTATTTCTCAGATTAAAGAGGTTGAAAAAGCAGGCTGTGATATTATCCGTGTTGCGGTTCCTGATGAAGAATCAGCTAAAGCCCTGAAGAAAATAAAAAAAGGAATAAAAATACCACTGGTTGCGGATATTCATTTTAATTATAAGCTTGCGCTTATGTCGATAGATTCCGGTGCCGACAAGATCAGGATCAATCCGGGGAATATCGGCGAAGAATGGAAAGTAAAAGAAATCCTTGCTGCGGCTAAAAGCGCAAAAATCCCAATAAGAATAGGACTGAATGCCGGCTCAATAGAGAAATATACCGGAAGAAAACGCCATGAAAAAGCGCCGGTAATGGCAGGTAAGCTGGTATCAAAAGCAATGGAATATGTCAGATTATTTGAGAAGAACCGTTTTTATGATATGGTTATTTCGCTGAAAGCCTCTGATACCATGATGACTGTTGAAGCATACAGAAAAATGGCAAAACTTTGTGACTATCCTTTTCATCTTGGGGTTACCGAGGCGGGGACAGCTATTACAGGTACGGTGAAGTCTTCCGTCGGGATAGGGCTGATGCTGAATGAAGGACTGGGAGATACTCTTAGAGTGTCTCTTGCGGCAGAACCAAAAGAGGAAATTAAAGTGGGTAGAGAAATATTAAAAACTTTAGGGCTTCGTAAAAATGAGTCAGATTTGATCGTTTGCCCGACTTGCGGCCGGTGTGAAGTTGATATCTTTGGTATGGCAAAAAAAGTGGAAGATGAAATGTTAAAGCTTAAAAAACCTGTAAAGGTAGCTGTGATGGGATGTGTAGTTAACGGGCCGGGAGAGGCCTCGGAAGCTGATTTAGGGCTTGCAGGAGGAAAAAAAAGCGGTCTTATATTTAAAAATGGAAAAATAATTAAAAAGGTTCCTGAAAAATACCTTTTAAAAGAATTTATTAAAGAACTTAGAAAAATAGGACAGGTGTGAAATGTATGAGCTAAATGTAGAAGACGAGTTTGCTTCGGCGCATTACCTCAGGGGTTATAAAGGTAAATGTGAAAGAGTACACGGTCATAATTATAGGGTCATGATCACGGTAAAAGCAAAAAAGCTTAATAAAATTGGACTGGCTGTGGATTTTTCGGAGATTAAAGTTGAGCTTAAAAAAAATATGGAAATACTTGATCATCGTTTGCTGGATGAACTTCCGTGTTTTAAAAAAGTAAATCCTTCCGCGGAAAATATTGCGAAATATATTTTTGACAGTATGAACAAACCGTTAAAAGTAAAACAGGTAAAACTTTCGAAGGTTACGGTCTGGGAGACCGCAAGGGCTTCGGCCTCCTATTCCAATGAGTAAAACAGGTTTTTTGGATGAGATTTTTGTGTCTTATCAGGGCGAAGGTGTGTTTGCAGGTGTCAGACAGGTATTTATCAGGTTCTCACTGTGTAATTTAAAATGCTCTTATTGTGATACTGCAGCAGCCGGAGAAATAAAAGGCAGTTTTAAAGCTTTTGGTGAAAACTTCAGCAATCCTGTGAAAGCTTTGGAAGTTATTAAGATTGTTAAAAGATTCAAGGGTTTGGTTCATTCTGTAAGTTTAACCGGTGGAGAACCCTTGGTGCAGAGAGAGTTTGCGGTTCTGCTTGCTGCTGGTCTTAAACGCGCCGGTTTTAAGGTTTATCTCGAGACTAATGGAACTTTGCTTCAAAATCTGAAAAGTATATTGCCCTATACGGATGTGGTTGCGATGGATATAAAGCTTCCTTCCTCTTCGGGGCAAAAAGGACTCTGGGAAAAGCATTCAAAGTTTATTAAGGCAGCAGAAAAAAAGGCTTTTGTAAAATTAGTGATTTCGGAGGATACAAAGCCGGCCGAAATCATAAGGGCTGTGAAGATGGCAAAAAGAGCGATAGTAATACTTCAGCCGGAATATAAATCTAGCATTAAAAAGGTTGTTAAATTGATCAATAGCAGCAGAGTATTTGAGCTTGGTGCTGACGTAAGATTAATACCGCAAATTCACAGATTCATAGGGATAAAGTAATGACTAATGGTTATGCGGATTTACATGTACATACAAAAGCATCTGATTCTACTTTTTCTGTGGAGCAGGTATTGGAGCTTGCAAAAGCTTGCGGCCTCAGAGCCGTCGGTATTACCGACCATGATACAGTAGATGGCCTTGCAAAAGCCGTTGAAATAGCACCTCAGTATGGAGTGGAAATAATTCCGGGAGTGGAGTTGTCCGCGGAAGAAAACAATTGTGAGATCCACATTCTGGGTTATTTTATGGATTGGAAAAACCCGGAGTTCAAGAACAAACTCGATGAATTACGTTCGAGCCGTATGGAAAGAGCAAAAAAAATAATAGAAAAGCTTGCGGGTTTGAATATTGAATTAAAACTTGAGGCTGTTTTAGCTCTTACCGAATCATATACTGCTGTAGGTCGTCTTCATATAGCTAGGGCAATGAAACTT comes from the Candidatus Firestonebacteria bacterium RIFOXYD2_FULL_39_29 genome and includes:
- a CDS encoding 1-deoxy-D-xylulose-5-phosphate reductoisomerase, encoding MKRKKIAILGSTGSIGVSTLKVISAFPALFEVTALSAKGSNVKLLAEQIGRFKPKFVSIHDKDAFIRLKSSGSFKGTEIYEGFEGQLKLIRECESDIMVIALVGGAGLIPALEAIKRGKNIALANKETLVVAGDIVMNEAKKKGVKIFPVDSEHSAIFQCLNGEDPKKVKKLILTASGGPFFSHGKSELETITPEAALNHPKWEMGKKVTIDSSTLMNKGFEIIEAHHLFGISVEDIEVVIHPECVVHSMVEFVDNSVIAQLGVTDMRLPIQYALFYPERMNNNIGRLNFAKLKTLEFYKPDIVKFPALAYAVEACKAGGTAPAVLSGSGEAAVNAFLNKKISFTGMSKLIKKALKNRTIIKKALLKDVIAAEKWGREFVEKETENNGIY
- a CDS encoding 4-hydroxy-3-methylbut-2-en-1-yl diphosphate synthase, producing the protein MNRRKTRPVFCGRVKIGGNASISIQSMTKTDTRDVAATISQIKEVEKAGCDIIRVAVPDEESAKALKKIKKGIKIPLVADIHFNYKLALMSIDSGADKIRINPGNIGEEWKVKEILAAAKSAKIPIRIGLNAGSIEKYTGRKRHEKAPVMAGKLVSKAMEYVRLFEKNRFYDMVISLKASDTMMTVEAYRKMAKLCDYPFHLGVTEAGTAITGTVKSSVGIGLMLNEGLGDTLRVSLAAEPKEEIKVGREILKTLGLRKNESDLIVCPTCGRCEVDIFGMAKKVEDEMLKLKKPVKVAVMGCVVNGPGEASEADLGLAGGKKSGLIFKNGKIIKKVPEKYLLKEFIKELRKIGQV
- a CDS encoding ribosome recycling factor translates to MAFNFALYEDKLKKGVDHLRKELSTIRTGRANASILDNVKVEYYGSMVPISQVAAVNVPQAKTIEIKAWDSSALPAIEKAIQKSDLGLNPVNDGKLIRINIPALTEERRKELVKYAKKVSEEEKVALRNNRRTANEEVDTNKTKGEISEDQQKKDKEKIQKTLDSYIAQIDKILADKEKEMMEV
- a CDS encoding di-trans,poly-cis-decaprenylcistransferase, encoding MSNTMKSSSITRDVLKSINKDKLPRHIAIIMDGNGRWAAKKGLPRTAGHKKGMDTVDTIVTTCTNLGIKVLTLYAFSTENWRRPEKEVSFLMRLLKTYLILQRAKLMKNKIRLNVIGRLNELPGFVQKELAKTLKVTKNNTAMTLNLALNYGGRVEIIDAVRKILKDVIAAKGELNPETAINSIDEDTFSNYLYTAGLPDPDLLIRTSGEMRISNFLLWQIAYSEIYVTDILWPDFKEEDLYMSVLNYQHRERRFGGVKSV
- a CDS encoding 6-carboxytetrahydropterin synthase QueD; amino-acid sequence: MYELNVEDEFASAHYLRGYKGKCERVHGHNYRVMITVKAKKLNKIGLAVDFSEIKVELKKNMEILDHRLLDELPCFKKVNPSAENIAKYIFDSMNKPLKVKQVKLSKVTVWETARASASYSNE